One window of the Methanocaldococcus vulcanius M7 genome contains the following:
- a CDS encoding M42 family metallopeptidase: MSVVEYLKKLSRCHGISGREDNVREVMKKELEKYCDSIEIDKFGNLIAKRGNSGKKIMIAAHMDEIGLMVKYIDDNGFLKFTKIGGIYDPTILNQKVVVHGNKGDIIGVLGSKPPHKMKEEERNKLIKYEDMFIDIGAESRDEAIEMGVEIGSWVSFLSEVYELGKNRLTGKAFDDRVGCAVLLEVMKRLSEEEIDCQVYAVGTVQEEVGLKGAKVSAFKINPDVAIALDVTIAGDHPGIKKEDAPVDLGKGAVVGIVDASGRGLIAHPKVLEMVKFVAKEYNIEVQWEVGEGGTTDATAIHLTREGIPTGVISVPARYIHTPVEVIDKRDLEKTVELVYQCIKNVNKFF; the protein is encoded by the coding sequence ATGTCAGTTGTTGAATATTTAAAAAAACTTTCGAGATGTCATGGAATATCTGGGAGAGAAGATAATGTTAGGGAAGTTATGAAAAAAGAATTGGAGAAATATTGTGATTCTATTGAAATAGATAAATTTGGAAATTTAATTGCTAAGAGAGGAAATAGTGGGAAAAAAATTATGATAGCAGCACATATGGATGAGATTGGATTGATGGTTAAATATATCGATGATAATGGATTTTTAAAGTTTACAAAGATCGGAGGAATTTATGACCCAACAATATTAAATCAGAAAGTTGTTGTTCATGGGAATAAGGGAGATATAATAGGGGTTCTCGGATCTAAACCTCCTCATAAAATGAAAGAAGAGGAAAGAAACAAACTTATAAAATATGAGGACATGTTTATTGATATTGGAGCAGAGAGTAGAGATGAAGCAATAGAAATGGGCGTTGAGATAGGAAGCTGGGTTTCTTTTTTAAGTGAGGTATATGAGTTGGGAAAAAATAGGTTAACAGGAAAAGCATTTGATGACAGAGTTGGCTGCGCTGTTCTCTTGGAGGTTATGAAAAGATTGTCAGAAGAGGAGATTGATTGCCAAGTTTATGCTGTGGGAACTGTTCAAGAGGAGGTTGGATTAAAAGGAGCGAAGGTTTCTGCTTTTAAAATAAATCCAGATGTTGCGATCGCTCTTGATGTTACAATTGCAGGTGATCACCCCGGAATTAAAAAAGAAGATGCCCCAGTAGATTTGGGTAAAGGAGCTGTTGTAGGAATAGTTGATGCTTCGGGAAGGGGGTTAATTGCTCATCCTAAGGTTTTGGAGATGGTTAAATTTGTTGCAAAGGAATATAACATTGAAGTTCAGTGGGAAGTTGGAGAAGGGGGAACAACTGATGCTACTGCGATTCATTTAACAAGAGAAGGAATTCCAACAGGAGTTATTTCAGTTCCAGCGAGATATATCCACACACCTGTTGAGGTTATTGATAAAAGGGACTTAGAAAAAACTGTTGAACTGGTTTATCAATGCATAAAAAACGTTAATAAGTTTTTCTAA
- a CDS encoding serine/threonine-protein kinase encodes MSSEYDLISKAIKKLKSEMKEEGHYILAKEKIRKALNELKNDNTTLALEYLKDALILVDEENKILNKINELKSKNPVIIKNYEVLLINTLKDGNLKKAEELIKEIDSQKIPAEFTPKPTTPKTFPPELEEFYKNIQFIGQGGFARVFKAIRVKDNLPVAIKLPISLDASTGKSFIKELENWTKLNHPNIVKVYDYNILPIPYFEMELCDESLEDYLKRKRVLDVKEASYIIFNIAEGLKYAHNKGIIHRDLKPHNILLKNGIPKITDWGLSKVIAKSTSTTKYAFTPYYASPEQFSKKFGNIGFWTDIWQLGVIFYQLTTGKLPFEGDDFVELMTIITTEKPIKPSELNPNINNEIENIILKCLSKNPKDRYSSILELQRDLAKYLQITFKEELKKSITIRDFSRSAFYCGELFLMCLKINDGVNAYKYCGDLIEYAKGEIKNDLIKLKEMIKYRIENKMPIPEEIISSAEVIVHKIKLKFERD; translated from the coding sequence ATGTCGTCAGAATACGATTTAATCTCTAAAGCAATAAAAAAACTAAAATCAGAAATGAAGGAGGAGGGGCATTATATTTTAGCAAAAGAAAAAATAAGAAAGGCATTAAATGAGTTAAAAAATGATAACACAACATTGGCATTAGAATATCTAAAAGATGCCTTAATTTTAGTTGATGAAGAGAACAAAATCCTAAATAAAATTAACGAACTGAAATCAAAGAATCCAGTAATCATAAAAAATTATGAAGTATTGCTAATAAATACATTAAAAGATGGAAATCTGAAAAAAGCCGAAGAACTCATTAAAGAAATTGATTCACAAAAGATTCCCGCAGAATTCACACCAAAGCCAACAACACCAAAAACATTTCCACCAGAGTTGGAAGAATTCTATAAAAATATTCAATTTATCGGACAAGGTGGCTTTGCAAGGGTCTTTAAGGCAATAAGAGTTAAAGATAACTTACCAGTAGCTATAAAGCTACCAATATCTTTAGATGCTTCAACTGGAAAATCCTTTATAAAAGAATTAGAAAACTGGACTAAACTAAATCATCCGAATATAGTTAAGGTCTATGATTACAACATCCTACCAATCCCTTATTTTGAAATGGAGTTGTGTGATGAGTCATTAGAGGATTATTTGAAAAGAAAGAGAGTTTTAGATGTAAAGGAAGCTTCTTACATAATCTTTAACATTGCAGAGGGATTAAAATATGCCCATAATAAGGGAATCATACATAGGGACTTAAAGCCACACAATATATTGCTAAAAAACGGCATTCCAAAAATAACCGACTGGGGATTGTCAAAAGTTATAGCTAAATCTACATCCACAACCAAATATGCATTTACTCCATATTACGCCTCTCCAGAGCAGTTCAGTAAAAAGTTTGGTAATATAGGATTTTGGACTGATATTTGGCAGTTGGGAGTTATATTTTATCAACTAACAACTGGAAAACTGCCATTCGAAGGAGATGATTTTGTTGAGTTGATGACTATAATAACGACAGAAAAACCGATAAAACCTTCTGAATTAAATCCAAATATCAATAATGAGATAGAAAACATCATCTTAAAATGTCTAAGTAAAAATCCTAAAGATAGATACTCATCAATATTAGAACTGCAGAGGGACTTAGCTAAATACCTTCAAATAACCTTCAAAGAAGAACTTAAAAAGTCCATAACTATTAGAGATTTCAGTAGAAGTGCTTTCTATTGTGGAGAGTTGTTTTTAATGTGTTTAAAAATCAATGATGGTGTAAATGCCTATAAATACTGTGGGGACTTAATTGAATATGCAAAAGGAGAGATTAAAAATGATCTAATAAAACTAAAAGAAATGATAAAATATAGAATAGAAAATAAAATGCCCATTCCAGAAGAAATAATATCATCAGCAGAGGTTATAGTGCATAAGATAAAATTAAAATTTGAGAGGGATTAA
- a CDS encoding ATP-binding protein, with protein sequence MKFYNREKELHYLKTYCQLEPNSILFVYGPKSSGKSTVMRRVIKELENSNIIFFYYNLREYATPTKEEFLSIFFEKGKKYVRNNLIIDIKVCKFGVEEGWNADDIKLNDVFRKIKENINEVIKEGKKPVLIIDELQKLKNIYFNGGKSLLNELFNLFVSLTKMEHLCHVICLTSDTLFIDEIYRNSTLKNASEYYLIDWLREETIRNILKEEGFNEGEINYCLNYLSLPYEISQLINNKKLGLSVEQTIKQWINIEADGLRFLIASMPDDLDESKTYEILGKFKDNIKVNDYEIIKRDLIKEFKFLVENEILFYDVINGIIKPTSIIEWHAIREILK encoded by the coding sequence ATGAAATTCTACAATAGAGAAAAAGAATTGCATTATCTAAAAACCTATTGCCAATTAGAGCCAAATTCTATACTTTTTGTTTATGGTCCTAAATCATCAGGTAAATCAACTGTTATGAGGAGGGTTATTAAAGAGTTGGAAAACAGCAATATAATATTTTTCTATTATAATTTGAGAGAATATGCAACTCCAACAAAGGAAGAGTTTTTGAGCATTTTCTTTGAAAAAGGTAAAAAATACGTTAGGAATAATTTAATTATTGATATTAAAGTATGTAAGTTTGGGGTAGAGGAAGGATGGAATGCTGATGATATAAAATTAAATGATGTTTTTAGAAAGATTAAAGAAAATATCAATGAGGTTATAAAAGAAGGAAAAAAGCCAGTTCTAATAATCGATGAACTGCAGAAGTTGAAAAATATTTATTTTAACGGAGGAAAATCATTGTTAAATGAGTTGTTTAATCTCTTTGTATCCCTAACTAAGATGGAGCATTTATGCCATGTAATTTGTCTAACCTCTGATACTTTGTTTATCGATGAGATTTATAGGAACTCTACACTAAAAAATGCTTCTGAGTATTATTTAATTGATTGGTTAAGAGAAGAAACTATAAGAAATATTTTAAAAGAAGAGGGCTTTAATGAGGGAGAGATAAACTATTGCCTAAATTATCTATCATTACCTTATGAAATCTCTCAGTTGATAAATAATAAGAAATTAGGTTTATCCGTTGAACAAACTATAAAGCAGTGGATAAATATTGAAGCAGATGGATTAAGATTTTTAATAGCAAGTATGCCAGATGATTTGGATGAAAGTAAGACATATGAGATACTGGGCAAGTTTAAGGATAATATTAAAGTTAATGACTATGAGATTATTAAAAGGGACTTAATTAAAGAGTTTAAGTTTTTAGTGGAAAATGAGATTTTATTCTATGACGTAATAAATGGCATAATCAAACCAACTTCTATAATTGAATGGCATGCTATTAGGGAGATTTTAAAATAA
- a CDS encoding DUF2341 domain-containing protein, which yields MNLKYLILGILLVSLGFVYAETMPYWIEDYGDGYNLWVKIPYIPANGDTVVYVEKDSDYKPDGDKVFEFFDDFDGSELDRSKWGVAGSPSYYVSGGNLILSYAESPNYIYSKFLLPKNYIIETKYDNSDGDHDMRIGINLDISDSNYVQCLLPWEGGDSRIDPIKNGIWDGWHYKTGMPYLYGTNQRVTIKVTEDIIKSVIINNNQILTDLTVDRFGNYFCLTKDTDDTVYIDYIFVRKYADKEPTTTISKINNNLYKITIHNPNSYSLKDFQVKVPNPSFITSKFEGLKITDKNPLQSNASSTSTSTTSIKSKLATIYIESEPSDANVFINGEYKGITPLKLQLEEGTYNIKIKKDGYNEYVEKITLKPGDSKEISVGLAKEDNNNIILIISAVFGSLIVVGGGAYIINKRNKDKKKKEVMDELEDLLRR from the coding sequence ATGAATCTAAAATATCTTATCCTTGGAATTTTGTTGGTATCTTTAGGTTTTGTTTATGCGGAGACAATGCCCTATTGGATTGAAGATTATGGAGACGGTTATAATCTATGGGTTAAAATTCCTTATATTCCAGCAAATGGAGATACTGTAGTTTATGTTGAGAAAGATAGTGATTATAAACCAGATGGAGATAAGGTTTTTGAGTTTTTTGATGATTTTGATGGGAGTGAGTTGGATAGAAGTAAATGGGGAGTGGCGGGTTCTCCATCTTACTATGTTTCAGGAGGTAATTTAATCTTATCTTATGCAGAATCACCAAATTATATTTATTCAAAGTTTCTACTACCAAAAAATTATATTATTGAAACAAAATATGATAATTCAGACGGAGATCATGATATGCGTATTGGGATAAACTTAGACATCTCTGACTCAAACTATGTGCAATGTTTATTACCATGGGAAGGTGGTGATAGCAGAATAGATCCAATAAAAAATGGAATATGGGATGGCTGGCACTATAAAACAGGCATGCCTTATTTATATGGAACAAATCAAAGAGTAACCATAAAAGTAACAGAGGATATAATAAAATCAGTAATAATTAACAATAATCAAATTCTAACCGATTTAACTGTCGATAGATTTGGTAACTATTTTTGTTTAACAAAGGATACGGATGACACGGTCTATATTGATTACATCTTTGTTAGAAAATACGCAGATAAAGAGCCAACAACTACAATATCAAAAATTAACAATAATCTATACAAAATAACAATCCACAATCCAAATAGTTATTCACTAAAAGATTTTCAAGTGAAGGTTCCAAATCCAAGTTTTATAACCTCTAAATTTGAAGGTTTGAAGATAACAGATAAAAATCCACTACAAAGTAATGCATCCTCAACCTCTACATCAACAACCTCTATAAAGTCAAAGTTAGCAACAATCTATATAGAGTCAGAGCCAAGTGATGCAAACGTATTCATAAATGGAGAATACAAGGGAATAACTCCTTTAAAATTACAATTAGAGGAAGGAACTTACAATATAAAGATAAAAAAAGATGGATATAATGAATATGTAGAAAAAATAACATTAAAGCCAGGAGATTCAAAAGAAATATCCGTAGGTTTAGCAAAAGAGGACAATAACAACATAATCTTAATAATTAGTGCTGTATTTGGGTCTTTAATAGTTGTTGGTGGAGGGGCATATATAATAAACAAGAGAAACAAAGACAAAAAGAAAAAAGAAGTTATGGATGAATTGGAGGATCTGCTAAGGAGATAA
- a CDS encoding COG1361 S-layer family protein yields MKKLGEKAYNLIERVVKSKVKLLILPILLLIMTSTFGLQVGEVEYQPSVIHPGDDVDLWVKVTNDNYNHELKNIVVEIKPHYPFELKQVNPVKGRVYISHLNIGESEVVHFKLHVNENAPSNNYEIDIKVNYDEVETENGKEITNHYQLTKIYYLPIYGKANFEVSGNFSLIPAKTQRVPIVISNLGTGKAKNVNVYVGYELNSVNAGTQSTQVSAYGTTKTIEENIFYPTPVPVSNLPISPVGTTKFYLGTINPGEDKEIYVNLHTSDKLTEGSYQIPLVITWTAEDGTKKATLISLGAYVKGDIELGVSNVITDPVEIKPGTTYARIDITLTNNGHQEAKNVIVQLITQKPFKDSWSNCNIKDIGNLLPGMSKVASFYVDVDKYAKAGHYKLPLEITYLDTSDNEHKTEKFIDLYIKPKPLFEILTKEVNVTAGEDNVVYIKIKNVGSEKAVEVKISAIKNSGQPFDYPIKSDTIGTLYPNQTGIGTITIHPNKDAPSKPYYITLEIRCAGDSEEGDNNVYVYQKPLKVVVNNSGSANYWLLIGVAVLIIIVVGVYFFKKRKNE; encoded by the coding sequence AGTATCAGCCGAGTGTTATTCATCCTGGGGATGATGTGGATTTGTGGGTTAAGGTTACGAATGATAATTATAATCATGAACTTAAAAATATTGTGGTTGAGATTAAACCGCATTATCCTTTTGAGTTAAAGCAAGTTAATCCTGTGAAAGGGAGGGTTTATATTAGTCATTTGAACATTGGAGAGTCGGAGGTCGTTCACTTTAAACTCCATGTTAATGAAAACGCTCCCTCAAACAACTATGAAATAGACATAAAAGTAAACTACGATGAAGTAGAAACCGAAAACGGAAAAGAAATAACAAACCACTACCAACTAACAAAAATATACTACCTACCAATCTACGGAAAAGCCAACTTTGAAGTTTCTGGAAACTTTTCATTAATTCCTGCTAAAACCCAACGTGTTCCTATTGTAATCTCAAACTTAGGAACTGGAAAAGCAAAAAATGTAAATGTCTATGTAGGGTATGAGTTAAACTCTGTAAATGCCGGAACCCAATCTACCCAGGTTTCAGCTTATGGCACCACCAAAACCATTGAGGAAAATATATTCTACCCAACACCAGTTCCGGTTTCAAATCTACCAATCTCACCGGTTGGAACCACTAAGTTTTATCTTGGAACTATAAATCCGGGAGAGGATAAAGAGATATATGTAAATCTCCATACATCAGATAAATTAACAGAAGGTAGTTATCAGATCCCTCTTGTAATTACTTGGACGGCAGAGGATGGAACTAAAAAAGCAACATTGATCTCTCTTGGAGCATACGTCAAAGGAGATATTGAGTTAGGGGTCTCTAACGTTATAACTGATCCAGTTGAAATAAAGCCAGGAACAACTTATGCGAGAATAGACATAACACTAACAAATAATGGTCATCAAGAGGCAAAAAATGTCATTGTCCAATTGATAACACAAAAACCATTTAAGGATAGTTGGAGCAACTGTAATATAAAAGATATTGGAAATCTTCTTCCTGGAATGTCAAAGGTTGCCTCTTTCTACGTAGACGTTGACAAGTATGCAAAAGCAGGACATTACAAACTTCCACTTGAAATAACCTATCTTGACACCTCAGATAACGAACACAAAACTGAAAAGTTTATTGATCTATATATAAAGCCAAAACCGTTGTTTGAGATATTAACTAAGGAGGTTAACGTAACTGCTGGAGAAGACAACGTCGTTTATATAAAAATAAAAAACGTTGGGAGTGAAAAAGCGGTTGAAGTTAAAATCTCCGCAATAAAAAACTCCGGACAGCCATTTGATTATCCAATAAAAAGTGATACGATTGGAACCCTTTATCCTAACCAGACAGGAATAGGGACAATAACTATTCATCCAAATAAGGATGCTCCATCAAAACCTTATTACATAACATTAGAGATAAGATGTGCAGGAGATAGTGAAGAAGGAGATAACAACGTCTACGTTTATCAAAAACCGTTAAAAGTGGTTGTTAATAATTCTGGATCTGCGAACTATTGGCTATTAATTGGAGTGGCTGTGCTTATTATAATAGTAGTGGGAGTGTATTTCTTCAAAAAAAGAAAAAATGAATAA
- a CDS encoding CBS domain-containing protein, whose protein sequence is MTKFIKLHLVRTLNKYRELQRMRVRDIMISGDVVVARPENTVKDVFESMVEYNINGIPVIDERGKIVGLVTIKEIRPYLANGTDVKIEMVMLKDPPYTTVNEDIITAFEKMINFDRRLDQLPVINTNSEEMPYGKLVGVVYIEDIITLLYEKVIKELKTLVSLYNGNKAGSVF, encoded by the coding sequence ATGACAAAATTCATAAAACTACATCTGGTTAGAACACTCAATAAATACAGAGAGTTGCAACGAATGCGAGTTAGAGATATTATGATCTCAGGGGATGTTGTGGTGGCAAGACCTGAAAACACTGTAAAAGATGTTTTTGAGAGTATGGTAGAATATAACATTAATGGAATCCCTGTTATTGATGAAAGGGGAAAAATAGTGGGGTTAGTTACAATAAAAGAGATTAGACCATATCTTGCAAATGGAACTGATGTTAAGATTGAAATGGTAATGTTGAAAGACCCGCCATACACTACTGTAAATGAGGATATAATAACTGCCTTTGAAAAGATGATAAATTTTGATAGGAGGTTAGATCAGCTTCCAGTGATAAACACAAATTCTGAAGAAATGCCATACGGAAAGTTGGTGGGCGTGGTTTATATAGAAGATATAATAACCCTACTATATGAAAAGGTCATAAAAGAATTAAAGACGCTCGTAAGTTTGTATAATGGAAATAAAGCAGGAAGTGTATTTTAA